From a single Anaerolineales bacterium genomic region:
- a CDS encoding nucleoid-associated protein: protein MRNVKVEDAIVHILEIKEGRKVISERPVPLLNNPNLSGYFEDLIVKASEDKSARAAVFSISESIPNEPFEICAGMFGSTAVFARGSQALGETFYTMMKNDGRIGDGDLVVCRFTAETDSGRGKFLGIMKLNPIGAFRNVERGRGDAGGMYVDLEIDPFVFPKDMDVLQKVAFISQPSVEDAAPDILILDTQDPNKEVAQFFQEYLDVVLVRDTAEKTLILYRCLIQSLNDQRKALSPALDKYLGNEIYNIFTRKGSFNMFQWVDDLKKGSQKVKDAFKQALKNEFGQEKKIMLDLTLVERHLNRRTFKGQLASRFSMETAIYDDIVQSVQFVKGKPNEPEHFIVTINTSTWREEIK, encoded by the coding sequence ATGCGTAACGTGAAGGTGGAGGATGCCATTGTCCACATATTGGAGATCAAGGAGGGGAGAAAGGTCATTTCCGAGCGCCCTGTTCCCCTTTTGAACAACCCAAACCTATCCGGGTACTTTGAAGACCTGATCGTGAAAGCCAGCGAGGACAAGTCGGCGCGGGCGGCGGTCTTTTCCATCTCTGAATCGATCCCCAATGAGCCGTTCGAGATATGTGCCGGCATGTTCGGTTCCACAGCCGTCTTCGCGAGAGGGTCTCAGGCGCTGGGTGAGACGTTCTATACCATGATGAAAAATGACGGACGCATCGGCGATGGCGACTTGGTGGTGTGCCGCTTTACCGCCGAGACCGATTCCGGCAGGGGCAAATTCCTCGGCATCATGAAACTGAACCCCATCGGCGCGTTCCGCAATGTCGAAAGAGGGCGGGGGGATGCGGGCGGAATGTATGTTGACCTTGAGATCGATCCCTTTGTATTCCCCAAAGATATGGATGTGCTTCAAAAGGTTGCCTTTATATCCCAACCTTCCGTGGAAGATGCAGCGCCGGACATCCTGATCCTCGATACGCAGGACCCAAACAAGGAGGTCGCCCAGTTCTTTCAGGAATATCTGGATGTGGTGCTGGTGCGCGACACCGCCGAAAAGACCCTGATTCTGTATAGATGCTTGATCCAAAGCCTGAACGACCAACGAAAAGCGTTGAGTCCCGCGCTGGATAAATATCTTGGCAACGAGATCTACAATATCTTTACCCGCAAGGGATCCTTTAACATGTTTCAATGGGTGGACGACCTGAAGAAGGGCAGCCAAAAGGTAAAGGATGCCTTCAAGCAGGCTCTGAAGAACGAATTCGGGCAGGAAAAGAAGATCATGCTCGACCTCACACTGGTGGAGCGGCACCTCAACCGGCGCACCTTCAAGGGGCAGCTGGCTTCGCGCTTCTCTATGGAGACCGCCATCTATGACGATATCGTTCAAAGTGTGCAGTTTGTGAAGGGCAAGCCCAACGAGCCGGAGCATTTCATCGTAACCATCAACACCTCTACATGGCGCGAGGAGATCAAGTAG